In Gossypium raimondii isolate GPD5lz chromosome 12, ASM2569854v1, whole genome shotgun sequence, a single window of DNA contains:
- the LOC105762037 gene encoding protein MAINTENANCE OF MERISTEMS-like: MPYLELAGFGSVALIWSSDLRFDLLSALVERWRPKTHTFHFPCEECTVTLEDVAVQLGLPIDGSPVTGVSSFTDPAAVCYQLLGESPEDGDKYFSGIKFTWLKAKICGLSATASEGELMCVARAYIMHMIGAVLMPDANDDSVHLSYLPLLADFPTARSYSWGSAILATLYRELCRATEPQVKDIGGCLILLQSWALYRMPFLARVTHQPYLYPLPLR; this comes from the coding sequence ATGCCGTACCTGGAGCTAGCCGGATTTGGGTCAGTAGCATTGATCTGGTCCTCCGACTTGCGGTTTGATTTACTATCTGCGCTAGTGGAGCGGTGGCGTCCGAAGACCCATACTTTCCATTTTCCGTGCGAGGAGTGCACGGTGACCTTAGAGGATGTTGCAGTGCAGCTTGGGCTCCCAATTGACGGGAGTCCCGTAACGGGAGTATCTTCATTCACCGATCCGGCTGCAGTTTGCTATCAACTCCTAGGAGAGTCACCAGAGGATGGTGATAAATATTTTTCCGGcataaaatttacatggctaaaAGCCAAAATATGTGGATTATCAGCGACCGCCAGTGAAGGTGAGCTGATGTGCGTTGCTcgagcgtacatcatgcatatgATAGGGGCAGTACTCATGCCTGATGCAAACGACGACAGTGTGCATTTGTCATACTTGCCCCTGCTAGCTGATTTCCCCACTGCTAGATCATACAGCTGGGGTTCTGCCATTCTAGCGACGCTGTACCGGGAGCTTTGTCGGGCGACAGAGCCGCAAGTTAAAGACATCGGCGGATGCCTCATACTGCTACAGTCATGGGCGCTTTATCGGATGCCGTTTTTGGCACGCGTTACTCACCAACCCTATCTGTATCCACTGCCACTcaggtga